A window of Psychroflexus sp. ALD_RP9 contains these coding sequences:
- a CDS encoding YicC/YloC family endoribonuclease, producing MIQSMTGYGKSLTELSHKTIRVELKSLNSKNLDVNLRMSSQYRELEMPLRNLISEHLYRGKVDVSLHVESKTGETSAEINTKAVQAYIQQLKSISTEDDQLSFKDLLPIAVNLPEALVNEKKELNPAEVEAIKETLKNAIEHLIQHRNDEGKALEQDFNLRISNLKSLITEVKAIDPDRIDKVRERLHKAVADLKVDVDQNRFEQELMYYLEKYDITEEKTRLDNHLDYFLKTMNSAESNGKKLNFICQEIGREINTIGSKSNFAPMQKLVVKMKDELEKVKEQLLNVL from the coding sequence ATGATTCAATCAATGACGGGTTATGGCAAGAGCTTAACCGAGCTAAGCCACAAAACTATTCGTGTTGAGCTTAAGTCACTAAATAGTAAAAATTTAGACGTTAATTTACGCATGTCTTCGCAGTATCGCGAACTTGAAATGCCACTTAGAAATTTAATTAGCGAACACTTATACCGAGGGAAAGTAGATGTTTCTCTTCATGTTGAATCTAAAACTGGTGAAACTTCAGCTGAAATTAATACCAAGGCTGTTCAGGCTTACATTCAGCAGCTCAAGTCTATTTCTACAGAAGACGATCAACTAAGTTTTAAAGACCTTCTTCCTATTGCAGTAAATTTACCGGAGGCTTTAGTGAATGAAAAAAAAGAACTTAATCCTGCAGAAGTTGAAGCTATTAAGGAAACATTAAAAAATGCTATAGAACATTTAATTCAGCATAGAAATGATGAAGGTAAAGCTTTAGAACAAGATTTTAACCTTCGAATTTCAAATTTAAAGTCACTAATAACTGAAGTAAAAGCTATAGATCCTGATCGTATTGATAAGGTTCGTGAACGTTTACATAAAGCAGTGGCAGATTTAAAAGTAGATGTTGATCAAAATCGTTTTGAGCAAGAATTGATGTATTATCTTGAGAAATATGATATCACAGAAGAGAAAACTCGACTTGATAACCATCTCGACTATTTTTTAAAAACGATGAATTCAGCAGAATCAAATGGTAAAAAGCTTAACTTCATTTGTCAAGAAATCGGACGTGAAATTAATACTATTGGCTCAAAATCTAATTTTGCACCGATGCAAAAATTAGTAGTTAAGATGAAAGATGAACTTGAAAAAGTTAAGGAGCAACTTTTAAATGTTTTATAA